The Sediminitomix flava genome includes a window with the following:
- a CDS encoding amidohydrolase, whose amino-acid sequence MNIRSTIFILFIYLFSCQRENANQQIPTIYVASKVISMDDNLTISDAIAIEEDRIIDISSLKTLKERYPNALVNYSLEGKTILPGFIDNHINLSLAGLILPMQLISPFHWELPDNINQGVTSQKQYRNALSELISSKNVNGEWVLTWGYHPYYHGDISRKILDKMSPEKPVVVVHHTLRSIHLNSKALELLQFEGKNLEEHPNIKWKKGYFYNHGFELVINKLGNLLTNEEYITNSFHIAKQQIHRSGITTFTHSGLGLFNTVNEVGYTKLALETADTPFRTYLLVNGKKLYDEVGSHVKAEFIIDSLANLGGNKVRMFPRKIKFPTDGFFLSYEMKLKNPIQTNIDQWEMPPGELEIAIRHYWKKNYQIIVDANGDLAIEEVLKLFRKINQEYPKHDHRFSIHDITYITPNLIEKIKDENVYVSLAPYHLYTSEQYTIELADSNRIQNLNRIKSFFDEKINTSFYSQYVIGPPSPLFQSWIATNRIDFKGQLRTPSQKIHLLDALKAVTINAAKELELDHEIGSLKPGKKADLTILEEDPFDVKLTKIKDIKVWGTMLDGKLYPIQD is encoded by the coding sequence ATGAACATTCGCAGCACCATATTCATACTTTTCATTTACTTATTTTCCTGTCAAAGAGAAAACGCCAATCAGCAAATCCCTACAATTTATGTTGCTAGTAAGGTTATCTCAATGGATGATAACTTAACTATTTCAGATGCTATAGCCATTGAAGAAGATAGAATAATCGATATATCATCTCTAAAGACCTTAAAAGAACGCTACCCAAATGCACTTGTAAACTATTCACTTGAAGGTAAAACGATATTACCAGGTTTTATTGATAATCACATCAACCTCTCCTTAGCAGGACTAATCCTTCCGATGCAACTGATTAGCCCTTTTCATTGGGAACTTCCAGATAATATCAATCAAGGAGTTACTTCTCAAAAACAATATCGAAATGCATTAAGCGAACTGATTTCATCTAAAAATGTAAATGGTGAATGGGTTTTAACTTGGGGTTATCACCCTTATTATCATGGAGATATTAGCAGAAAAATTTTAGATAAAATGTCTCCTGAAAAACCTGTAGTGGTTGTTCACCACACCCTGAGGTCTATTCATTTAAATTCGAAAGCATTAGAGTTACTTCAATTTGAGGGTAAAAATTTAGAGGAACATCCTAATATCAAATGGAAAAAAGGTTATTTCTATAATCATGGCTTTGAACTCGTGATCAATAAACTGGGGAATTTGTTGACTAATGAAGAATACATCACCAATAGTTTTCATATTGCCAAACAGCAAATTCACAGAAGCGGAATCACCACTTTTACCCACAGTGGACTAGGGCTTTTCAACACAGTAAATGAGGTAGGCTATACAAAACTTGCCTTGGAAACAGCTGACACCCCTTTTAGAACCTATTTATTGGTTAATGGTAAAAAGCTATATGATGAAGTAGGAAGTCATGTAAAAGCTGAATTCATTATCGATTCTTTGGCTAACCTAGGTGGAAATAAAGTGAGAATGTTTCCAAGAAAAATAAAATTCCCCACCGATGGTTTCTTTCTTTCTTATGAAATGAAACTCAAGAACCCGATACAGACTAATATTGATCAATGGGAAATGCCGCCTGGAGAACTTGAGATTGCAATCAGACACTATTGGAAAAAAAACTATCAAATTATCGTAGATGCTAATGGTGATTTAGCGATTGAAGAGGTTCTAAAATTATTCCGAAAAATAAATCAAGAATACCCTAAACATGACCATAGATTCAGCATCCATGACATCACTTACATTACTCCAAATCTGATTGAAAAGATAAAAGATGAAAATGTTTATGTATCTCTAGCACCCTATCACCTTTATACTTCAGAGCAATATACAATTGAACTCGCTGATTCTAATCGGATACAAAACCTAAATAGAATCAAGTCTTTTTTTGATGAAAAGATCAATACCTCTTTTTACTCTCAATATGTAATTGGCCCACCTAGCCCACTTTTCCAATCATGGATTGCCACCAATCGAATTGATTTCAAAGGGCAATTAAGAACTCCTTCTCAGAAAATACACCTTTTGGATGCTTTAAAGGCTGTCACTATAAATGCAGCTAAAGAACTTGAATTAGATCATGAAATAGGAAGTCTTAAACCAGGTAAAAAAGCAGATCTAACAATTCTTGAAGAAGATCCATTTGATGTGAAATTAACGAAAATTAAAGATATAAAAGTATGGGGTACAATGTTAGATGGGAAGCTTTACCCTATACAAGATTAA
- a CDS encoding LptF/LptG family permease: MFKKVDKLIVKAFTGPFLLAFGVVEFIFLSQFMISKFKYFVGKDLGWDVFAELFFYFGLSLVPTALPLAMLFACLMTFGNLGQHSELTAIKGSGISLTRILRPVALVAAIITVVQVFYNDRVVPFSRLKAYSLLYDVRQKKPALDLTEGAFYDGLDGYSIKVEEKNDDNSIKDVIIYKHLNNRGNKEVVVADNGRMDYVFNNQYMKLTLYDGNSYSEVEPQDRKNKKKNITEYVRNEFDSAEFLFSLESFELDQTDEQLFAGHSMMKTEAQLTHELDSTELAMAKYNENLVRNTSAHRYYRSKSTQGKIDTKNIDTSSMEEKVEKDLANKSKSVRIASSAYNSANSIKNLVDTNSNRQKNQRKEIARSKLEIQKNYTQAVAIFVMFLIGAPLGAIVKKGGIGMPTIISVFFFVIYYITTTTGDKYVKELVVDPVIGAWTSNVFLAIIGFYFLSQARIDASWFDTDFYSVQLNKIKAKFSK; this comes from the coding sequence ATGTTTAAAAAGGTTGACAAACTCATCGTCAAAGCATTTACAGGACCTTTCTTACTAGCGTTTGGGGTCGTTGAGTTTATTTTCCTCTCTCAATTCATGATCTCAAAGTTTAAATACTTTGTTGGGAAGGACTTAGGTTGGGATGTATTTGCTGAATTGTTTTTTTATTTTGGACTATCTTTAGTTCCTACCGCATTGCCACTTGCAATGTTATTTGCTTGTTTGATGACCTTTGGTAATCTTGGGCAACATTCTGAATTAACCGCCATTAAAGGTTCAGGAATCTCACTTACTAGAATACTAAGACCCGTTGCACTTGTTGCAGCTATCATTACTGTAGTCCAAGTATTTTACAACGATAGAGTTGTTCCTTTTTCAAGGTTAAAAGCTTATAGCCTTCTTTATGATGTACGCCAGAAAAAACCTGCTCTAGATCTTACTGAAGGAGCTTTCTATGATGGTTTAGATGGTTACAGTATCAAGGTTGAAGAAAAGAATGATGATAACAGCATCAAAGATGTAATCATCTATAAACACCTTAATAATAGAGGAAATAAAGAAGTCGTAGTTGCAGATAATGGTCGAATGGATTATGTATTCAATAATCAATACATGAAATTGACCCTTTACGATGGAAACAGCTACTCTGAAGTTGAGCCTCAAGACCGTAAGAATAAAAAGAAAAATATTACAGAATACGTTCGAAATGAATTTGATTCTGCCGAGTTCCTTTTCAGCTTAGAGTCATTTGAACTAGACCAAACTGACGAACAATTGTTTGCTGGTCATTCAATGATGAAAACTGAAGCACAACTTACTCATGAGCTTGATTCAACAGAATTGGCGATGGCTAAGTATAATGAAAATTTAGTTCGAAATACTTCTGCACATAGATATTATCGTAGTAAATCTACACAAGGTAAAATTGATACGAAAAACATCGATACTTCATCGATGGAAGAGAAAGTCGAAAAAGACCTAGCAAATAAAAGTAAGTCTGTTCGTATTGCATCTTCAGCATACAATAGTGCAAACAGTATTAAAAACCTTGTAGACACAAACTCTAATCGTCAGAAGAATCAGAGAAAAGAAATTGCACGATCAAAGCTTGAGATTCAAAAGAACTACACACAGGCCGTTGCAATCTTTGTTATGTTCTTGATTGGAGCACCACTTGGAGCAATTGTTAAAAAAGGAGGTATTGGTATGCCAACTATCATTTCAGTATTCTTCTTCGTGATTTACTACATTACAACTACTACAGGAGATAAGTATGTAAAAGAATTGGTTGTTGATCCTGTTATTGGGGCATGGACATCAAATGTCTTCCTAGCCATAATCGGATTCTACTTCTTATCACAAGCTAGAATTGATGCAAGCTGGTTCGATACAGACTTCTACTCTGTTCAATTGAATAAAATCAAAGCTAAGTTTTCTAAATAA